From a single Osmerus mordax isolate fOsmMor3 chromosome 6, fOsmMor3.pri, whole genome shotgun sequence genomic region:
- the pnp4b gene encoding purine nucleoside phosphorylase 4b codes for MQGRFHLYEGYSLCKVTFPVRIFKLLGVETIIVTNASGGLCQDFKVGDIMIIKDHINLPGFAGQHPLCGPNDERFGIRFPCMSDAYSKDLRKLAMDISAELGYSNFVQEGVYCMVSGPNFETIAEARMLQILGCDSVGMSTVPEVTVAKHCGLRVFGLSLITNKVSLDYSREEKVNHEEVLQISKMRAEMLQQMLNTLIARSHHVDQGINSN; via the exons ATGCAGGGCAGATTTCACCTGTATGAGGGTTACTCTCTGTGTAAG gtcACGTTCCCAGTGCGGATCTTCAAGCTCCTGGGCGTCGAGACCATCATAGTGACCAACGCCTCAGGCGGCTTGTGCCAGGACTTCAAAGTGGGCGACATCATGATCATCAAGGACCACATTAACCTGCCAGGCTTCGCCGGGCAGCACCCGCTGTGCGGACCTAATGACGAACG GTTCGGGATCCGCTTTCCCTGCATGTCAGATGCCTACAGCAAGGACCTGAGGAAGCTAGCCATGGATATCAGCGCTGAGCTGGGCTATAGCAACTTTGTCCAAGAGGGGGTGTACTGCATGGTGAGCGGGCCCAACTTTGAGACCATTGCGGAGGCCCGCATGCTGCAAATCCTGGGGTGTGACTCTGTTG GTATGAGCACGGTGCCAGAGGTGACGGTGGCTAAACACTGTGGCCTGCGAGTCTTTGGCCTGTCCCTAATCACCAACAAG GTGTCGCTGGACTACAGTCGCGAGGAGAAAGTCAACCACGAGGAGGTTCTCCAGATCAGCAAGATGCGCGCGGAGATGCTGCAGCAGATGCTCAACACCCTCATTGCTCGCTCCCACCATGTGGACCAGGGTATCAACAGcaactga
- the LOC136944808 gene encoding tyrosyl-DNA phosphodiesterase 2 isoform X2, which translates to MGDSLKQTSRRKKKRGKNEGNGENRDNKEGETNESASASTDPVQHRNSKEIQAGKSTAKEFHPNQDDIKLQRHEFTSLTSVNSPLTSTKKPKQEQVLSRQSPLLQSTPDQPDCSPLPQSSPDQPDQSPLPQSSTDQPDQSPLPQSSTDQPDQSSSDLVHEEEPKKKADPNKLSLLTWNIDGLDMENIKERFYNLIDHLIEYHPDVVLLQEVVPPLVKALKEVLKPYHVLPGDDRGYFTAILLRKSRLQLLDSSIVKYPTTKMQRNLLMAHVSFLGRPLCLMTSHMESMKVNSKERVSQLRQVWRSMDEQPSDLTVIFGGDTNLRDREVSELGGLPWGIRDVWESLGCPKDCSFTWDMLTNDNNDLPFPARFRFDRLFLQQAVKGWRATAEDMVLVGMERLECSRFISDHWGILCTFTMNPPSPPPAEER; encoded by the exons ATGGGTGACTCTCTAAAACAGACCtcaaggagaaagaagaaaagggGGAAGAATGAAGGAAATGGAGAGAATAGAGACAATAAGGAGGGAGAAACAAATGAATCTGCCTCAGCATCTACTGACCCTGTCCAACACCGAAACTCAAAAGAAATCCAAGCAGGGAAGTCAACCGCAAAGGAATTTCATCCAAATCAAGATGATATTAAACTACAGCGACATGAGTTTACAAGTTTAACCTCAGTTAATTCTCCTCTGACCTCAACAAAGAAGCCAAAACAAGAACAGGTTCTGTCCAGACAATCACCCCTTCTGCAGTCAACTCCTGACCAACCAGACTGCTCACCTCTGCCACAGTCATCTCCTGACCAGCCAGACCAGTCACCTCTGCCACAGTCATCTACTGACCAACCAGACCAGTCACCTCTGCCACAGTCATCTACTGACCAACCAGACCAGTCATCCAGTGACCTGGTTCATGAAGAGGAGCCTAAGAAAAAGGCTGATCCAAACAAGCTGAGCCTGCTGACCTGGAACATAGACGGCCTGGACATGGAGAACATTAAAGAGCGCTTCTACAACCTCATAGACCACTTGATCGA ATACCACCCAGATGTGGTGCTGCTGCAGGAGGTGGTCCCGCCCCTCGTAAAGGCCTTAAAGGAGGTTCTGAAGCCCTATCACGTTTTGCCAG GTGATGACAGAGGTTACTTCACGGCCATTCTGCTGAGGAAGTCCAGACTCCAGCTCTTGGATTCCAGCATCGTCAAGTACCCCACCACAAAAATGCAGAGGAATttgctaatggcccat gtGAGCTTCCTTGGTCGCCCCCTGTGTCTGATGACCTCTCACATGGAGAGCATGAAGGTCAACTCCAAGGAGCGCGTCTCTCAGCTGAGGCAGGTGTGGAGGAGCATGGACGAGCAGCCGAGCGACCTCACCGTCATCTTCGGAGGAGATACCAACCTCAGGGACCGTGAG gtcaGTGAGCTTGGCGGCCTACCTTGGGGTATCAGGGATGTGTGGGAGTCCCTGGGCTGCCCGAAAGACTGCTCCTTCACCTGGGACATGCTCACCAACGACAACAATGACCTCCCATTCCCAGCCCGCTTCCGGTTCGACCGCCTGTTTTTGCAGCAGGCCGTGAAGGGGTGGAGGGCTACGGCCGAGGACATGGTCCTGGTCGGCATGGAGAGGCTGGAGTGCAGCCGGTTCATCAGTGACCactggggcatcctgtgcacctTCACCATGaacccccccagtccaccaccaGCTGAGGAACGCTAA
- the LOC136944808 gene encoding tyrosyl-DNA phosphodiesterase 2 isoform X1, with translation MGDKQVGLSEKSNSTRPGNGDQKMGDSLKQTSRRKKKRGKNEGNGENRDNKEGETNESASASTDPVQHRNSKEIQAGKSTAKEFHPNQDDIKLQRHEFTSLTSVNSPLTSTKKPKQEQVLSRQSPLLQSTPDQPDCSPLPQSSPDQPDQSPLPQSSTDQPDQSPLPQSSTDQPDQSSSDLVHEEEPKKKADPNKLSLLTWNIDGLDMENIKERFYNLIDHLIEYHPDVVLLQEVVPPLVKALKEVLKPYHVLPGDDRGYFTAILLRKSRLQLLDSSIVKYPTTKMQRNLLMAHVSFLGRPLCLMTSHMESMKVNSKERVSQLRQVWRSMDEQPSDLTVIFGGDTNLRDREVSELGGLPWGIRDVWESLGCPKDCSFTWDMLTNDNNDLPFPARFRFDRLFLQQAVKGWRATAEDMVLVGMERLECSRFISDHWGILCTFTMNPPSPPPAEER, from the exons ATGGGGGACAAGCAAGTAGGCCTATCAGAGAAAAG CAATTCGACAAGGCCAGGAAATGGTGACCAGAAGATGGGTGACTCTCTAAAACAGACCtcaaggagaaagaagaaaagggGGAAGAATGAAGGAAATGGAGAGAATAGAGACAATAAGGAGGGAGAAACAAATGAATCTGCCTCAGCATCTACTGACCCTGTCCAACACCGAAACTCAAAAGAAATCCAAGCAGGGAAGTCAACCGCAAAGGAATTTCATCCAAATCAAGATGATATTAAACTACAGCGACATGAGTTTACAAGTTTAACCTCAGTTAATTCTCCTCTGACCTCAACAAAGAAGCCAAAACAAGAACAGGTTCTGTCCAGACAATCACCCCTTCTGCAGTCAACTCCTGACCAACCAGACTGCTCACCTCTGCCACAGTCATCTCCTGACCAGCCAGACCAGTCACCTCTGCCACAGTCATCTACTGACCAACCAGACCAGTCACCTCTGCCACAGTCATCTACTGACCAACCAGACCAGTCATCCAGTGACCTGGTTCATGAAGAGGAGCCTAAGAAAAAGGCTGATCCAAACAAGCTGAGCCTGCTGACCTGGAACATAGACGGCCTGGACATGGAGAACATTAAAGAGCGCTTCTACAACCTCATAGACCACTTGATCGA ATACCACCCAGATGTGGTGCTGCTGCAGGAGGTGGTCCCGCCCCTCGTAAAGGCCTTAAAGGAGGTTCTGAAGCCCTATCACGTTTTGCCAG GTGATGACAGAGGTTACTTCACGGCCATTCTGCTGAGGAAGTCCAGACTCCAGCTCTTGGATTCCAGCATCGTCAAGTACCCCACCACAAAAATGCAGAGGAATttgctaatggcccat gtGAGCTTCCTTGGTCGCCCCCTGTGTCTGATGACCTCTCACATGGAGAGCATGAAGGTCAACTCCAAGGAGCGCGTCTCTCAGCTGAGGCAGGTGTGGAGGAGCATGGACGAGCAGCCGAGCGACCTCACCGTCATCTTCGGAGGAGATACCAACCTCAGGGACCGTGAG gtcaGTGAGCTTGGCGGCCTACCTTGGGGTATCAGGGATGTGTGGGAGTCCCTGGGCTGCCCGAAAGACTGCTCCTTCACCTGGGACATGCTCACCAACGACAACAATGACCTCCCATTCCCAGCCCGCTTCCGGTTCGACCGCCTGTTTTTGCAGCAGGCCGTGAAGGGGTGGAGGGCTACGGCCGAGGACATGGTCCTGGTCGGCATGGAGAGGCTGGAGTGCAGCCGGTTCATCAGTGACCactggggcatcctgtgcacctTCACCATGaacccccccagtccaccaccaGCTGAGGAACGCTAA